In Terriglobales bacterium, one DNA window encodes the following:
- a CDS encoding DUF507 family protein → MLVSKEYLGYLARQVTKKLIEGEFIETKNLNSTVERVNAAMLEEMQLEDRINDEVRLILEAYQDEMQKSGASYQEMFKKVKQQLVQKYKAVL, encoded by the coding sequence ATGCTTGTTTCCAAGGAATATCTGGGTTATTTAGCCCGTCAAGTCACTAAAAAATTGATTGAAGGCGAGTTCATCGAGACCAAGAATCTGAACTCGACCGTCGAGCGGGTTAACGCGGCCATGCTCGAAGAGATGCAGCTCGAAGACCGCATTAACGACGAAGTCCGCTTGATTCTCGAAGCCTACCAAGACGAGATGCAAAAGAGTGGCGCCAGCTACCAGGAGATGTTCAAGAAGGTGAAGCAGCAGCTGGTGCAGAAATACAAGGCGGTGCTGTGA
- a CDS encoding DUF507 family protein, protein MRVSRDKVNKLAKSVMDALTQLEEVEFIEDPNTIRGEARKILEELFKAEERIDASARQKIESQKRIIPEGTQEWDILYRKYYNEEVKKLGI, encoded by the coding sequence GTGAGAGTCTCGCGCGACAAGGTCAACAAGCTGGCGAAGTCCGTAATGGATGCTCTCACGCAGCTTGAGGAAGTGGAATTCATCGAGGACCCGAATACGATTCGCGGCGAGGCGCGCAAGATTCTCGAAGAGCTCTTCAAGGCAGAAGAAAGGATCGATGCCTCCGCGCGTCAGAAAATCGAAAGCCAAAAACGCATCATTCCTGAAGGCACGCAGGAATGGGACATCCTTTATCGCAAGTACTACAACGAGGAAGTTAAGAAGCTCGGAATTTAA